CCGACAGCAGCGGCTGGTACAGCTCGCGGCGCGCCATGTTGCCGCCCAGCGACAGCGCGCCCAGCGTGTTGCCGTGGTAGGACTGGCGGCGCGCGATCAGCTTGGTGCGCTGCTTCTGGCCGATCTCCACGAAATATTGCCGGGCGATCTTGATCGCGGATTCCAGCGCCTCCGAGCCGCCGGAAACGAAGAACACCCGCTCCAGCCCGTCCGGCGCATTGTCGATCAGATAGTCGGCCAGTTCTTCCAGCGGCTCGGTAGTGAAGAAGCCGCTATAGGCGAAGGCCAGCTTGTCGATCTGCTCGTGCATGGTCTTGCGCACCGCCGGATGGCTGTGGCCGAGGCAGGACACGGCCGCCCCGCCGGAGGCGTCGAGATAGCGCTTGCCCTCGGCATCGATGATGTAGCAGCCATCGCCGGCCACGGCGGTCGGCATCGGCTCGTTGGGCAGGCGGTGAAAGACGCGGGACGGGGTGCCGGACATGGCTGGCTTCCTGATGCAAGGGCGATAGGGGTATGAAGGCGCGGCCAAGCACGTTCGTCAATGGGAAGTGGGGCGGCAAGTGCGGTGTATTTGCCCGCAGGCAGCGCGCCCGCTATAACGCCGCAGCCGCGAAACGCCAGCAGGGGGAAGTGAGAACGCATGGACATCAAGCAGCACATCCGCGAAGTGCCGGATTTTCCGAAGCCGGGAATCCTGTTCTACGACATCTCCACCCTGCTGATGCATCCCGGCGCCTGGCAGCACACGGTGCGCCAGATGGCCGACGCCATCGCCCCGCACAAGCCGGATTTGCTGGCCGGCATCGAATCGCGCGGCTTCCTGGTATCCGCCCCGCTGGCGCTGATGCTGGGCTGCGGCTTCATCATGCTGCGCAAGAAGGGCAAGCTGCCCGGCGC
The genomic region above belongs to Oceanibaculum indicum P24 and contains:
- a CDS encoding adenine phosphoribosyltransferase; amino-acid sequence: MDIKQHIREVPDFPKPGILFYDISTLLMHPGAWQHTVRQMADAIAPHKPDLLAGIESRGFLVSAPLALMLGCGFIMLRKKGKLPGATVRHEYDLEYGSDIIEIQEGAVQPGQKVVLVDDLLATGGTLAAAAELIRKVGGQVPAAACIIELTFLNGRDKLDMPITTLAQYDQ